A portion of the Adhaeribacter radiodurans genome contains these proteins:
- a CDS encoding AraC family transcriptional regulator → MKTAVRKSEILESKAFVINYLNDPFFDTNWHFHSEYQLFVVLEGRGTRFIGDNISHFQEGDVVFIGPDMPHLWRNDDVFFNKNSQLRVQGIVIYFPNNLFGDCLLNKEEMLGIKQLFDRSKRGVEFYGQTEKKIVAMMKDLLYLPGVEGIIQLLTILKVLSDSTEFRYISSLGYTNTAKEGDKDRMNEVYTFIMQNYRKNISLEEVAEIANMSPTSFSRFFKVKANKSFSSFIIELRIGYACKLLLEDNNTIAQICYESGYNTLSNFNKQFKEITHKTPYEYKKEYLKAI, encoded by the coding sequence ATGAAAACCGCTGTTCGTAAATCTGAAATTCTGGAGTCTAAAGCTTTCGTAATAAATTACTTAAACGATCCTTTTTTCGATACCAATTGGCATTTTCATTCAGAGTATCAATTGTTTGTTGTTTTGGAAGGAAGAGGCACCCGTTTTATCGGAGATAACATTTCTCATTTTCAGGAAGGCGATGTGGTATTTATTGGTCCTGATATGCCCCACCTCTGGCGAAATGATGATGTTTTCTTTAATAAAAACAGCCAATTAAGGGTGCAAGGAATTGTTATTTATTTTCCTAACAACTTGTTTGGCGACTGCCTACTCAATAAAGAAGAAATGTTGGGAATTAAGCAATTATTTGATAGGTCAAAGCGAGGAGTAGAATTTTACGGGCAAACGGAGAAAAAAATAGTTGCCATGATGAAAGATTTACTGTACTTACCTGGAGTAGAAGGCATTATTCAGTTGTTAACTATTTTAAAAGTTTTATCTGACTCTACGGAGTTTCGATATATTTCCAGTTTGGGTTATACCAATACGGCTAAAGAAGGCGATAAAGATCGCATGAACGAAGTATACACCTTTATAATGCAAAACTACCGAAAGAATATTTCGCTGGAGGAAGTAGCTGAAATTGCCAATATGTCTCCCACTTCTTTCAGTCGTTTTTTTAAGGTTAAAGCAAATAAATCCTTTTCTTCTTTTATAATAGAATTAAGAATTGGGTACGCCTGTAAATTATTGCTGGAAGACAATAACACCATTGCTCAAATTTGTTACGAAAGCGGCTATAACACCCTATCTAACTTCAATAAACAATTTAAAGAAATTACTCACAAAACGCCTTACGAGTACAAGAAAGAATATCTGAAAGCTATATGA
- a CDS encoding RagB/SusD family nutrient uptake outer membrane protein, with the protein MKSIYKFLIFGASLLPLSACQDDWLEREAPNVILEEQVWNDPKMITSLLANFYNRLPAHSQINSGWENFAAYDEAIWSGNGEGSNNIFSYGFDRWRLWDYALIRDINLSLESMEKFGTTLTPTEKTQFAAELRFLRAYQYFELVKRMGGVPLVTNQLIYDFSGDATALQQPRAKEAEVYDFIASELDAIKEQLGNAGSNTRANKYTALALKSRAMLYAGSIAKYNGRLAAPITTQGGEVGIPTDRANEYYTKALEASREIIASNAYQLHTGNPNLGENFYEAVSRKANNSEVIMAQDFLVSKDKRHGFTYDNIARNIREDNLSSSIITPVLNLVEAYEYLDGTSGELKIRTADNSDYIYYDNLSDVFANKDARLYGTIIYPGTTFRGLEVQIQAGVKVWNNGDYQTVESDVLGSRYTDGGLLTGASGPQRSQTEVSNTGFYLRKYIDPAPGASTRGIRSDMWWVRFRYAEVLLNAGEAAFELNLLPEALGYVNQVRERAGFEPNSLTELTIGRIQNERRVEFAFEDHRVWDLKRWRIAHEIWNGSEGNPNAVMYALYPYRVVRPGHSTHNKYVFDKIRAPRFRAPRNFQMGNYYSSIDQAVLNNNPKIVRNPFH; encoded by the coding sequence ATGAAAAGTATTTATAAATTTTTAATTTTTGGCGCTTCGTTATTGCCGTTATCAGCTTGCCAGGACGATTGGCTGGAACGGGAAGCTCCTAATGTAATCCTGGAAGAGCAGGTCTGGAACGATCCTAAAATGATAACCAGCTTGCTGGCCAACTTTTATAACCGTTTACCGGCCCACTCTCAAATAAACTCCGGTTGGGAAAATTTCGCGGCTTACGACGAAGCCATTTGGTCGGGTAACGGCGAGGGTTCAAATAACATATTTTCTTACGGCTTCGACCGCTGGCGTTTGTGGGATTATGCTTTAATCCGGGATATCAACTTATCGCTGGAGAGCATGGAAAAATTTGGTACGACACTTACTCCCACTGAAAAAACGCAATTTGCCGCCGAGCTTCGGTTTCTAAGGGCCTACCAATATTTTGAATTAGTAAAAAGAATGGGTGGCGTACCGCTGGTAACCAACCAATTAATCTACGATTTTAGCGGCGATGCTACTGCCTTGCAACAACCACGGGCCAAAGAAGCCGAAGTGTATGATTTTATAGCCAGCGAACTCGATGCTATTAAAGAACAACTGGGAAATGCGGGTAGCAACACGCGGGCAAATAAATATACGGCGCTCGCTTTAAAAAGCCGGGCCATGCTGTACGCGGGTTCTATTGCCAAGTACAACGGGCGATTGGCAGCTCCTATAACTACCCAAGGTGGCGAAGTGGGCATTCCGACTGACCGGGCAAATGAGTATTACACCAAAGCATTAGAAGCCTCCCGCGAAATTATTGCCAGCAACGCGTACCAACTGCACACCGGCAATCCTAACCTAGGCGAAAATTTCTACGAAGCAGTATCCCGGAAGGCTAATAACAGCGAAGTAATTATGGCGCAGGATTTTTTGGTGTCAAAAGATAAACGCCACGGCTTTACCTACGATAACATTGCCCGGAATATCCGCGAAGATAACCTTTCATCCTCCATTATTACACCGGTTTTAAATTTGGTAGAAGCGTACGAATACCTGGATGGCACGTCGGGAGAGTTAAAAATCCGCACTGCCGATAACAGCGATTATATCTATTACGATAATCTGTCGGATGTTTTCGCGAATAAAGATGCCCGTTTATACGGAACCATTATTTACCCCGGCACTACTTTTAGAGGCTTAGAAGTGCAGATACAGGCCGGCGTAAAAGTTTGGAATAATGGCGACTACCAGACCGTAGAATCCGATGTGCTCGGTTCCAGATATACAGATGGGGGGTTATTAACGGGTGCTTCGGGTCCGCAACGCTCGCAAACAGAAGTATCGAACACCGGATTTTACCTGCGGAAGTACATTGATCCGGCACCCGGCGCCAGTACCCGCGGTATTCGGAGCGATATGTGGTGGGTGCGTTTCCGGTACGCCGAAGTGCTGCTTAATGCCGGCGAAGCGGCTTTTGAACTTAACCTTTTACCTGAAGCCTTGGGCTACGTGAACCAGGTAAGAGAAAGAGCCGGCTTTGAACCGAATAGCCTGACCGAATTAACCATTGGAAGAATTCAGAACGAGCGCCGGGTAGAGTTTGCCTTTGAAGACCACCGGGTATGGGATTTAAAACGCTGGCGTATTGCCCACGAAATATGGAATGGCAGCGAAGGTAACCCCAATGCCGTGATGTATGCTTTATACCCTTACCGGGTAGTTCGGCCGGGCCACTCCACTCACAACAAATACGTGTTCGATAAAATCCGCGCTCCCCGGTTCCGGGCGCCACGTAACTTCCAGATGGGTAACTATTATTCTTCCATCGACCAGGCGGTGCTAAACAACAATCCGAAAATCGTCAGAAATCCATTTCATTAA
- a CDS encoding DUF3823 domain-containing protein — protein MKSNFIAYIALVLVTILTGCEKDNYDPPTSILSGRVVYDGQPVGVRSNGVQLELWQPGYDLFTKIPVHVAWDGTFSAALFDGNYKLVRLRGNGPWLDNGDTISVQVKGSTMIDVPVVPHFVVKNDTYQKNASAVTATFNLQQINAGSKLERVNLYVGTTNIVDQNNNAGSAEIVASAITDFSQPITLTVNAPASLVSKGYTFARIGVKTEGVAERLYSVPQQVSLK, from the coding sequence ATGAAAAGTAATTTTATAGCATATATCGCATTAGTTCTGGTTACTATTTTAACCGGATGTGAAAAAGATAATTACGATCCGCCTACTTCTATTTTATCGGGGCGGGTAGTTTACGACGGACAACCCGTTGGCGTACGATCCAATGGCGTACAACTGGAGTTATGGCAACCTGGCTACGATTTATTTACTAAAATACCCGTGCATGTGGCCTGGGATGGTACTTTCTCAGCTGCTTTATTCGATGGCAATTATAAGCTGGTTCGTTTAAGAGGCAATGGTCCCTGGCTCGATAACGGCGATACCATTAGTGTGCAGGTAAAAGGTTCTACAATGATTGATGTGCCGGTAGTGCCACATTTTGTGGTAAAGAATGATACCTATCAGAAAAACGCTTCGGCCGTAACAGCTACTTTTAACTTGCAGCAAATTAACGCGGGTAGCAAATTGGAGCGAGTAAACCTCTATGTAGGCACTACCAATATTGTGGACCAAAACAATAATGCGGGCAGCGCCGAAATCGTAGCATCGGCTATAACCGATTTTTCGCAGCCCATTACTTTAACGGTAAATGCGCCGGCCAGCTTAGTTAGTAAAGGATATACTTTCGCCAGAATTGGTGTAAAAACAGAAGGTGTAGCCGAAAGATTATACTCGGTGCCGCAACAAGTTTCTTTAAAGTAG
- a CDS encoding glycoside hydrolase family 2 protein, producing the protein MKNCYLFLLLVFVFQVNNSNAQQSNWQPAGTKIRTPWAEKVNPTNPLPEYPRPQMVRENWQSLNGLWDYALQPKAQEASRPTAFNGKILVPFAVESSLSGVGKTVGKDSVLWYRKTITVPAKIRKQNVLLHFGAVDWLTEVFVNGKSVGTHQGGYDPFSFDITAAIKSGNQQEIVVRVWDPTNDGPQPRGKQVKKPESIWYTPVTGIWQTVWLEVVPKTYIHTTRQTPDIDKQSLTVSAQVQNGQGNDKIRVSAWDGKKKIAEQEVAGGSEAILPIANPKLWSPENPFLYDLRIAVVRNGKAVDEVKSYFAMRKISMAPDAQGTQRMLLNNKFVFQYGPLDQGWWPDGLYTAPTEEALLFDIEKTKEMGFNMIRKHVKVEPARWYYHCDKLGMLVWQDMPSGDLGARWVTQPGIEMRDADMTRTPESEKIYRQEWTEIMQDLHNFPSIVVWVPFNEAWGQFKTVEITNWTMQKDPSRLVNSASGGNFHDVGHILDLHNYPAPAMPRADLFGAKQVIVLGEFGGLGLPLTGHTWQQKDNWGYQSFKNADDLFNRYAPFMDVMTDLIKRGLSAAVYTQTTDVEIETNGLMTYDRKVIKIPENRLKEVHGKLYNQGLVNFK; encoded by the coding sequence ATGAAAAATTGCTATCTTTTCTTATTGCTTGTTTTTGTTTTTCAGGTAAATAATTCAAACGCCCAGCAAAGTAACTGGCAGCCAGCAGGTACTAAAATCCGGACGCCCTGGGCCGAAAAAGTAAATCCAACTAATCCGTTGCCCGAATACCCGCGCCCCCAAATGGTGCGCGAGAACTGGCAAAGCTTAAATGGTTTATGGGATTACGCCCTCCAGCCAAAAGCGCAGGAAGCTAGCCGGCCAACAGCTTTTAATGGTAAAATTCTGGTGCCTTTTGCCGTAGAATCTTCTTTGTCGGGGGTTGGTAAAACCGTGGGGAAAGATAGCGTTTTATGGTACCGCAAAACTATTACTGTTCCAGCTAAAATCAGAAAACAGAATGTGTTGCTGCATTTTGGCGCGGTAGATTGGTTAACCGAAGTTTTTGTAAATGGCAAATCCGTGGGAACGCATCAGGGGGGTTACGATCCGTTTTCTTTTGATATTACGGCTGCAATAAAATCCGGCAATCAGCAGGAAATTGTGGTTCGCGTTTGGGACCCGACCAATGATGGCCCCCAACCCAGAGGCAAACAAGTTAAAAAACCAGAAAGCATTTGGTATACGCCGGTAACGGGTATCTGGCAAACCGTATGGCTTGAAGTTGTTCCTAAAACGTACATCCACACTACCCGCCAAACCCCCGATATCGATAAGCAATCACTTACGGTAAGTGCGCAGGTACAAAACGGGCAAGGCAATGATAAAATCCGGGTAAGTGCCTGGGACGGTAAAAAGAAAATTGCCGAACAAGAAGTAGCGGGCGGGAGCGAGGCTATTTTGCCAATTGCCAATCCTAAACTTTGGTCGCCGGAAAATCCGTTTTTATATGATTTACGGATTGCTGTAGTTCGTAACGGAAAAGCAGTAGACGAGGTGAAAAGTTACTTTGCCATGCGTAAAATTAGCATGGCCCCCGATGCCCAAGGTACCCAACGCATGTTGCTTAACAATAAATTTGTTTTTCAATACGGACCACTTGACCAGGGTTGGTGGCCCGATGGATTATATACCGCTCCCACGGAAGAAGCTTTGCTGTTTGATATTGAAAAAACCAAGGAAATGGGCTTTAACATGATCCGGAAACACGTGAAAGTTGAGCCAGCCCGTTGGTATTATCATTGCGATAAATTAGGCATGTTGGTTTGGCAGGATATGCCGAGTGGCGACTTGGGGGCTCGTTGGGTAACGCAACCGGGCATTGAAATGCGCGATGCCGATATGACCCGCACTCCGGAATCCGAAAAAATTTACCGCCAGGAGTGGACCGAAATTATGCAAGACTTACACAACTTCCCGAGCATTGTGGTGTGGGTACCTTTTAACGAAGCCTGGGGCCAGTTTAAAACCGTAGAAATTACTAACTGGACCATGCAAAAAGATCCATCGCGGTTGGTGAACAGTGCCAGCGGCGGTAACTTTCACGATGTAGGGCACATTCTGGATTTGCACAATTATCCGGCACCCGCTATGCCCCGGGCCGATTTATTTGGAGCCAAACAAGTTATTGTACTAGGTGAATTTGGGGGATTAGGTTTACCGTTAACCGGCCATACCTGGCAGCAAAAAGATAACTGGGGCTATCAAAGTTTTAAAAATGCCGACGATTTATTTAACCGCTACGCACCTTTTATGGACGTTATGACGGATTTGATTAAACGTGGTTTATCAGCGGCAGTATATACCCAAACCACCGACGTAGAAATAGAAACCAACGGCCTGATGACCTACGACCGTAAAGTAATTAAAATACCCGAAAATCGGTTAAAGGAAGTACACGGCAAACTGTATAATCAAGGTTTAGTAAATTTTAAATAG
- a CDS encoding OmpA family protein translates to MAELNVQPKSKRPGWLWLLLILLALALLFFLFRSCNRDQNTTPADTDAAAADSTAMTGDTTSVFDWNTVDFGAPAATYDEITDADITVRGNDDYAIYSLDETILFDTDKNTIKPSAAEKLKQVSASMGKRFANGEVRIYGHTDAKGGAGYNMQLAEQRAEAVKNWLTQNGNLTGDRISLHPVGEAQPVASNATAEGRQQNRRVEIVVRRGA, encoded by the coding sequence ATGGCTGAGTTGAATGTACAACCAAAAAGTAAACGTCCTGGGTGGCTTTGGCTATTATTAATCCTGCTGGCCCTGGCTTTATTATTTTTCTTATTTCGGAGCTGCAACCGCGACCAGAACACAACACCTGCCGACACCGATGCCGCTGCCGCTGATTCTACAGCTATGACCGGGGACACCACCAGTGTATTTGATTGGAATACCGTTGATTTTGGCGCTCCGGCCGCTACTTACGACGAAATTACGGATGCCGATATTACCGTACGGGGCAATGATGATTATGCAATTTACTCCCTTGACGAAACCATTTTGTTTGACACTGATAAAAACACTATTAAGCCATCGGCTGCTGAGAAACTAAAACAAGTTTCTGCCTCAATGGGCAAACGCTTTGCTAATGGTGAAGTACGGATTTATGGACATACCGACGCCAAAGGTGGGGCCGGTTACAATATGCAATTAGCGGAACAAAGAGCAGAAGCAGTTAAAAATTGGCTGACGCAAAATGGTAATCTTACCGGAGACCGCATATCCTTGCATCCGGTGGGTGAGGCGCAACCGGTAGCTTCTAACGCTACAGCCGAGGGTCGCCAGCAAAACCGCCGGGTAGAAATTGTAGTCCGCCGTGGTGCTTAA
- a CDS encoding DUF2382 domain-containing protein encodes MALNENSDKDYRLQELGGSDYEIAEGQPDIRGWTVKDRQGNTIGEVEELIFDPQSLKVRYIVLDIEDSLLDTEEDDVLIPIGVAELHNSDDDVILPNLDASQLRSLPRYDKSLLNRDYENTVRNAFAGLGTGAAVAGSYGDDYYNHDFYNEDNLYRNRQATPPTTAPEGTTAIPIIEEELQVGKQVVETGGARLRSRIIEKPVEENIHLREEHVHIERTPVNRPATEADLTNFQEGEIEITEHAEVPIITKEARVVEEISLEKEVEEREETIRDTIRRTDVEIENLDSDVDPDNRRPTNL; translated from the coding sequence ATGGCATTAAACGAAAATTCAGATAAAGATTACCGCTTGCAGGAGCTAGGCGGCAGCGATTATGAAATTGCCGAAGGACAACCGGATATCCGCGGGTGGACCGTAAAAGACCGGCAAGGAAATACCATTGGCGAAGTAGAAGAATTAATTTTTGATCCACAATCGCTTAAAGTGCGCTACATTGTACTCGATATAGAAGATAGTTTGCTGGATACGGAAGAAGATGACGTACTTATCCCGATTGGCGTGGCGGAATTACATAATTCAGATGATGATGTAATTTTGCCTAATCTGGATGCTTCGCAGTTAAGATCGTTACCTAGATACGACAAAAGCTTACTCAACCGCGATTACGAAAACACGGTGCGCAATGCATTTGCCGGTTTGGGAACAGGAGCCGCTGTTGCCGGTTCATACGGCGATGATTATTATAATCATGATTTCTACAACGAAGATAACCTGTACCGGAACCGTCAGGCCACTCCCCCAACTACAGCTCCCGAAGGCACCACCGCTATTCCGATAATTGAAGAAGAGCTGCAAGTAGGTAAACAGGTGGTTGAAACCGGTGGAGCCCGTTTACGCAGCCGGATAATTGAAAAACCAGTTGAAGAAAATATTCATTTGCGGGAAGAGCACGTGCATATTGAACGTACTCCCGTAAATCGGCCGGCCACCGAAGCAGATTTAACTAATTTCCAGGAAGGTGAAATCGAAATTACCGAACATGCCGAAGTTCCAATAATAACGAAAGAAGCACGGGTAGTAGAAGAAATTTCGCTGGAGAAAGAAGTGGAAGAACGGGAAGAAACCATCCGGGATACTATTCGTCGAACTGATGTAGAGATCGAAAACTTAGATTCAGACGTTGATCCGGATAATCGTCGTCCGACAAATCTTTAA
- a CDS encoding SusC/RagA family TonB-linked outer membrane protein produces the protein MKHLIQRVLPPPGIWLRLRFLQKNLLYVSLLLAILGLTSKPGLAQQLTVTGKVTGENNESLPGVTVLVKGTSNGTATDPEGNFSLNVPNGSGTLVVSFVGYLTQEVPINNRNSINVALAPDTKALEEVVVVGYGTQSRGTVTGAVSQIQANDITRTPAVTTSGALVGKVQGITSRQTDARPGGTTNIQIRNLGDPLYVIDGVPADAGQFNNLGINDIENISILKDASAAIYGLRAANGVILVTTKKGKAGEKTKINLSGYYGLQNFTRFPKPANAYQHQRALIESAQNRGETSNITPDELEKWRIGTEKGYQSTDYYDFIMRPNVPQYFLNGSASGGSESMNYYLSVTHLNQEALIKDFRFERTNIQANLDAGIAKGLRVGTQLSGRIEKRHQAGVPGLDDYFNPFLSIFTMWPTERPYANDNPKYINQTHNVNVNPATYDEDITGPIDEIWRGIKGNVYAQYDFNFGLTAKATYSYNFTNFDFDGFEYTYDAYTYDEATDTYNKVPGGGNQNPWRERRKRNVIDRFAQLQLNWNKQFGNHGVSAVAAYERSDVDNKYMIVHTVPPNNYIPIQYFANQDFLLDEWNVEARAGYIARLNYNFKEKYLLEVLGRYDGSFVFRKDSRWGLFPGVSVGWKLSEENFLKDKVSFLNDLKLRASYGKTGSDRYQNPSNPSENLWVVQPFSYLPGYNWASGNAVFNGNLVTGLQPRGLPITTLSWVENTSANVGLDFSVLDNKVSGQFDIFERKRSGLPASQYDVLLPSEVGYTLPLANLNSDAHRGLEGAVTYRGKAGELSYTLGVNGTVSRRRDLEQYKPRFGNSWNEYRNTFTDRWANINWGYQVAGQFQSQEEIDNYTVDNDGQGNRTQLPGDLIFKDVNGDKVINDLDQRPIGFAEGANPYFSYGINTSFAYKGFSLFVDFSGASMQSFLRDWELRYPFQNNGTSPAYMFEDRWHRADPFNNDSPWIPGTYPAIRKDNAGHANFRRSDYWVTNVRYIRLRNLELGYTVPQKLINKVGITNLRVYANASNLFSIDNTKDFGIDPEISSANGLVYPQQRLFNFGFVLGL, from the coding sequence ATGAAACACCTAATACAGAGAGTTCTACCTCCTCCCGGAATCTGGCTCCGCTTGAGGTTTCTTCAGAAAAACTTACTTTATGTAAGTTTATTATTGGCAATACTAGGGTTAACCAGTAAACCAGGTTTGGCGCAGCAATTAACAGTTACAGGTAAAGTTACCGGTGAAAACAATGAAAGCTTACCCGGTGTTACCGTGTTAGTAAAAGGTACTTCCAATGGTACTGCTACCGATCCAGAAGGTAATTTTTCGTTGAATGTGCCGAATGGTAGTGGAACCTTAGTGGTCTCCTTTGTGGGTTATCTTACCCAGGAAGTACCCATTAATAACCGGAATTCAATTAATGTGGCTCTGGCTCCAGATACTAAAGCGCTGGAAGAAGTTGTAGTAGTAGGTTATGGTACGCAGTCGCGGGGAACAGTAACGGGGGCAGTCAGTCAAATACAAGCGAATGATATTACCCGTACACCAGCCGTTACTACTTCCGGTGCTTTGGTTGGTAAAGTACAAGGTATTACTTCGCGACAAACCGATGCCCGTCCAGGTGGTACCACCAATATTCAAATCCGGAATTTAGGCGATCCCTTGTACGTAATCGATGGAGTGCCGGCAGATGCGGGTCAGTTTAATAACCTGGGTATTAACGATATCGAGAATATTTCTATTCTAAAAGATGCGTCGGCGGCTATTTACGGTTTGCGCGCTGCTAATGGCGTAATTTTAGTAACTACTAAAAAAGGCAAGGCCGGCGAAAAAACTAAAATCAACTTATCCGGCTATTACGGCTTACAGAATTTTACCCGTTTTCCTAAACCAGCTAATGCCTACCAGCACCAACGGGCATTAATCGAATCGGCGCAGAACCGGGGCGAAACGTCTAACATTACTCCGGACGAACTGGAAAAATGGCGCATAGGAACGGAAAAAGGCTATCAAAGCACTGATTACTACGATTTTATTATGCGCCCCAACGTGCCGCAGTATTTTTTGAATGGCAGTGCTTCCGGTGGCTCCGAATCCATGAATTATTATTTATCGGTTACGCACCTGAACCAGGAAGCTTTGATCAAAGATTTCCGGTTCGAACGGACAAACATCCAGGCTAACTTAGATGCGGGTATTGCCAAAGGCTTACGGGTAGGTACCCAGTTAAGCGGACGTATTGAGAAACGCCACCAGGCCGGAGTGCCAGGCCTAGACGATTATTTTAATCCTTTCCTGAGTATTTTTACTATGTGGCCCACCGAAAGGCCTTATGCCAACGACAACCCCAAGTACATTAATCAAACGCACAACGTAAACGTAAATCCGGCTACTTACGACGAAGACATTACCGGCCCAATTGATGAAATTTGGCGCGGTATCAAGGGGAACGTGTATGCCCAGTACGATTTCAATTTTGGCTTAACTGCCAAAGCAACGTATTCTTACAATTTTACCAATTTTGATTTTGATGGGTTTGAATACACCTACGATGCCTACACCTACGATGAAGCTACCGATACTTATAATAAGGTGCCAGGCGGGGGTAATCAAAATCCGTGGCGCGAACGGCGTAAACGCAATGTAATCGATCGGTTTGCCCAGCTTCAGTTAAACTGGAACAAGCAATTTGGGAACCATGGCGTGTCGGCGGTTGCTGCTTATGAGCGCTCGGATGTAGATAATAAATACATGATCGTACATACGGTGCCACCCAATAATTACATCCCCATTCAGTATTTTGCCAACCAGGATTTCTTATTGGATGAGTGGAATGTAGAAGCCCGGGCCGGATATATTGCCCGTTTAAACTATAATTTTAAAGAAAAATATCTACTGGAAGTACTGGGCCGCTACGATGGGTCTTTTGTTTTTAGAAAAGATAGCCGTTGGGGCTTATTTCCCGGGGTATCCGTTGGCTGGAAGCTTTCAGAAGAAAATTTCTTAAAAGACAAAGTTTCTTTCCTAAACGATTTGAAATTACGGGCTTCTTACGGTAAAACCGGTAGCGACCGCTATCAAAATCCGAGTAATCCATCTGAAAATTTGTGGGTAGTACAGCCATTTAGTTATTTGCCGGGTTATAATTGGGCCAGCGGCAACGCAGTTTTTAACGGCAATCTGGTTACAGGCCTGCAACCAAGAGGTTTACCTATAACTACGCTATCATGGGTAGAAAATACCTCGGCCAACGTGGGGTTGGACTTTTCAGTTTTAGATAATAAAGTTTCGGGTCAGTTTGACATATTTGAGCGGAAGCGCAGTGGTTTACCAGCCTCGCAGTACGATGTATTGCTACCCAGCGAAGTAGGATACACCCTACCTTTAGCCAACCTAAACTCCGATGCCCATCGTGGACTGGAAGGAGCCGTTACGTACAGAGGTAAAGCCGGGGAGCTGAGTTATACCTTAGGCGTAAATGGTACCGTTTCCAGAAGAAGAGACCTGGAACAGTATAAACCACGTTTTGGTAATTCCTGGAACGAATACCGGAATACTTTTACCGATCGCTGGGCGAATATTAACTGGGGTTATCAGGTAGCCGGACAATTCCAATCGCAGGAAGAAATTGATAATTACACCGTTGATAATGATGGCCAGGGTAACCGCACGCAACTTCCCGGCGATTTAATTTTTAAAGATGTAAACGGCGATAAAGTAATAAACGACTTAGACCAAAGACCCATTGGTTTTGCCGAAGGCGCGAATCCTTATTTTAGCTACGGTATTAACACCAGTTTTGCCTACAAAGGATTTAGTTTGTTCGTGGATTTTTCGGGAGCCAGCATGCAATCTTTCCTGCGCGACTGGGAGTTGCGGTATCCTTTCCAGAACAACGGTACTTCGCCGGCTTATATGTTCGAGGATCGCTGGCACCGGGCCGATCCATTTAATAACGATAGCCCGTGGATACCTGGTACTTATCCGGCCATTCGCAAAGATAACGCTGGCCATGCCAACTTCCGCCGCAGCGATTATTGGGTAACCAACGTTCGTTATATCCGCTTGCGTAATTTGGAGTTAGGGTACACCGTTCCGCAGAAACTTATTAATAAAGTGGGTATCACTAACCTGCGGGTATATGCCAATGCTTCCAACCTTTTCTCGATTGATAATACCAAAGATTTTGGCATTGATCCGGAAATTTCTTCGGCCAACGGGCTGGTTTATCCGCAGCAACGCTTATTTAATTTTGGTTTTGTTTTAGGTCTTTAA